TGCGGTAAGGCTAACCGTTTCCCGCTCTGGACGAATATAATCCACACTAATTACCGAGGCTTGGAACCATTTTCCATGTAGATCTATTCCGTATTCCGAACTTTTCTCGTCTATTTCATTCATTCGTAACTTGCGTGAAACTAGTGAAGATAAAAACTGCTCACGCAGCACAGGCAGACTTTTCCGATAATGCTCACTGAGTACAAAAACATTCTCCTTCTCTGCGATTTCAGCCTCTATAGTGGCTCTGACCTTTAGCAGAACATCAATCAGCTCCTGTGAAGAAAACGGTTTCAAAATATACTCATCGATTTGCAGTTTAATCGCCTTCTGTGCATATTCAAATTCATCATACCCTGTCAGAATAATGATCTTGGTATTAGGATGCCGCTCGCGAATCCATTCCGCCAGCTGCAGCCCGTTCATAAAAGGCATTTGAATATCAGTCACAACTACATCCGGGAGTAAACGATCTATCGCATCCGCTGCCTCTCGTCCATTCTCCGCCTGTTCTACAATTTCGAAGCCATAGTGCTCCCAATCAATCTGACTGATGACCCCTTCCCTTACATCTTCTTCATCTTCAGCAAGAATTAACTTGTACATTTCTCATCCCTCTTTGGACACGATTTATTTAGCTGTCATAAAATTCATTCTATATGATTCAAACTATTCCATCTATGGTTAAGTTATTTAAATAGATTTTGAGCAAAAAAAACCATCCCGCCGTAGCTGGGATGGGGATGATCGGAACCTATAAGTATTATAGCAACGCTTTGTTAAAGCGATAGCCTGCTGTCTTTTCGAAACCTAGATGACGATAAAAAGCATGTGCCGGTGCGCGTTCTACGCGGTTACCACTTCTCAAGAAGAGCTGACAGCAACCTTGCTCACGTGCCCATTCTTCAGCTGCGGCCACAAGTCTTTTACCGAGTCCGTTTCCTCTGAGTTCTTCTGATACGATAAGTGCAGTAATCTCAGTGATACAATCTGTCTGTTTGTAATACGAGATTACCTGTCTAAGACCGACCATTCCCACAACTTCATTGTTTAGTTCTGCAACAAGCGTGCATTGGAGATGGTTATTCTCCATGCTTTCCAGTCTCTCTTTCATCACGCTAAGCGTTGTTGGATAGCCGAATTCACGCAGAAGCGCTGTCACTCTCTCCAGATCATTCAAGCCGCATTTGCGAATTTCCAGTACAGGTGCCATGGTACTACTGTTCATCCTCATTTACCTCCACTTTTAGCATAGACGCTGCCTGCTTGGCTACCGTCCGCGCGATTTCCACATTTTCCGCCGCACTTAACGCTACAGCCATCCGCCGCCCTGGACGGACTTCTGGTTTACCAAACACCCGAACCTGAGTCCTAGGTAGATCCAAAGCTTCACCAATTCCGGTCACAACAAAAGCTCGTCC
This genomic stretch from Paenibacillus sp. FSL H7-0737 harbors:
- a CDS encoding GNAT family N-acetyltransferase, encoding MNSSTMAPVLEIRKCGLNDLERVTALLREFGYPTTLSVMKERLESMENNHLQCTLVAELNNEVVGMVGLRQVISYYKQTDCITEITALIVSEELRGNGLGKRLVAAAEEWAREQGCCQLFLRSGNRVERAPAHAFYRHLGFEKTAGYRFNKALL